A single genomic interval of Bacillus smithii harbors:
- a CDS encoding YppG family protein: protein MRRQTTSGYPYLAHYQADPGQPYEILPHGQSGPIFHHYAHYPYQAYDPLNAENAGSSFVYPAIPNQPPATTNSSDLFENPLHPKKHTVPTQINYLHPYPKGNLMKPPSGGFHTIMNSFKNQDGTLDMNKMINTAGQMMAVMNQFSSVVKGFGSVFKQS, encoded by the coding sequence ATGCGGAGGCAAACGACTAGCGGTTATCCGTATTTGGCTCATTATCAAGCTGATCCAGGCCAACCTTATGAAATTTTACCTCATGGCCAGTCTGGTCCCATTTTTCATCATTATGCTCACTACCCTTATCAAGCTTATGATCCTTTAAATGCGGAAAATGCCGGGAGTTCTTTCGTTTATCCCGCAATCCCGAATCAGCCCCCGGCAACAACGAACAGCAGCGACTTATTTGAAAATCCGCTGCATCCTAAGAAACATACTGTCCCCACACAAATAAACTATTTGCATCCATACCCGAAAGGCAACTTAATGAAACCGCCATCAGGCGGATTTCACACGATCATGAATTCTTTCAAAAATCAGGATGGCACCTTGGATATGAACAAAATGATTAACACTGCCGGTCAGATGATGGCGGTAATGAATCAATTTTCGAGTGTGGTAAAAGGGTTTGGCAGCGTATTTAAACAATCATAG
- a CDS encoding DEAD/DEAH box helicase → MEKKKTIQEAIEWLKTDESIKDQIVHWHTIPEKEAKTAPFPKTLHPLLKEGLQKRGIDRLYTHQLAAYEKARNGESFVVVTPTASGKTLCYNLPVLESILSDSSSRALYLFPTKALSQDQKSELNEMIMEIGADINSYTYDGDTPSGIRQKIRKAGHIVITNPDMLHSGILPHHTKWVSLFENLKFVIIDELHIYRGVFGSHVANVIRRLKRICRFYGSDPVFICTSATIANPKELAQAICETPMALIDNNGAPSGKKHFVFYNPPVVNKPLNIRRSALFEVRKIAGELLKNKIQTIVFARSRVRVELLLSYLQELVQHELGPKSIRGYRGGYLPSERREIEEGLRKGDIYGVVSTNALELGVDIGQLQACVMTGYPGSVSSVWQQAGRAGRRQGESLVIMVATSSPLDQYIVNHPDYFLDKKPETVRINPDNLIILVDHIKCAAYELPFQKGETFGNAEVEEILEFLTEERILHYKGERWYWMNDSFPAHNISLRSASQENVVIIDTTETANVKVIGEMDRFSAMTLLHEEAIYLHQGIQYQVEKLDWDEKKAYVREVDVDYYTDANLAIQLQVLEIDKQRGNEQALISFGDVGIHILPTIFKKIKLDTHENIGSGPIHLPEEEIHTSAAWISLQQDLKTFSEEHLEEGLIGAAHSLKAVIPLHILCDPSDIHIAPQVKANYNGKPTIFIYDHYPGGIGLSTEVYNRMKEMIFSAKELVESCPCENGCPSCIGTDVASKHGKDHTIRLLDLFAKAVNEPME, encoded by the coding sequence ATGGAAAAGAAAAAAACGATACAAGAAGCGATTGAGTGGCTGAAAACGGATGAATCCATCAAGGATCAGATTGTTCATTGGCATACCATTCCCGAAAAAGAAGCGAAAACAGCTCCCTTTCCAAAAACGCTTCATCCTTTATTGAAAGAAGGGCTTCAAAAACGGGGGATCGATCGTCTTTATACTCACCAGCTTGCAGCTTATGAGAAAGCTAGAAATGGTGAGAGTTTTGTCGTAGTGACCCCCACTGCTTCGGGAAAAACATTGTGCTACAACTTACCTGTTCTTGAATCCATTTTGTCCGATTCTTCATCAAGAGCCCTTTATTTATTTCCGACAAAGGCGTTGTCACAAGATCAGAAAAGCGAATTAAACGAAATGATAATGGAAATTGGGGCTGATATTAATAGTTATACATATGACGGTGATACTCCGTCGGGAATCCGGCAAAAAATCCGAAAAGCCGGACATATTGTCATTACCAATCCGGACATGCTGCATTCCGGGATTTTGCCCCATCATACAAAATGGGTTTCCTTATTTGAAAATTTAAAGTTTGTCATTATTGATGAATTGCATATATATCGTGGAGTATTTGGCAGCCACGTGGCCAATGTCATTCGGCGTTTGAAGCGAATTTGCCGATTTTACGGAAGCGATCCAGTGTTTATTTGCACGTCAGCGACGATTGCGAATCCAAAGGAGTTAGCGCAAGCGATTTGCGAAACGCCTATGGCTTTGATCGACAATAATGGCGCTCCAAGCGGGAAAAAGCATTTTGTATTCTATAACCCGCCGGTCGTCAACAAGCCGCTGAACATTCGCAGAAGCGCGCTTTTTGAAGTTCGGAAAATAGCCGGCGAACTGTTGAAAAACAAAATTCAAACCATCGTATTCGCTAGAAGCCGAGTCCGGGTGGAACTGCTTCTTTCCTATTTGCAGGAACTAGTCCAGCATGAATTAGGTCCTAAGTCCATCCGTGGTTATCGTGGCGGCTATTTGCCATCGGAACGGCGAGAAATCGAAGAAGGTTTAAGAAAAGGAGATATTTACGGAGTAGTCAGTACGAATGCTCTGGAATTGGGCGTGGATATTGGTCAATTGCAGGCGTGTGTGATGACGGGTTATCCAGGTTCGGTATCCAGTGTTTGGCAGCAAGCGGGCAGAGCCGGCAGAAGACAAGGAGAATCTTTAGTGATCATGGTGGCTACTTCCAGCCCTCTCGATCAATATATTGTCAATCACCCGGATTACTTTTTGGACAAAAAACCGGAAACAGTACGGATTAATCCAGACAATTTAATCATCTTAGTAGACCATATAAAATGTGCTGCATATGAACTTCCTTTTCAAAAAGGAGAAACGTTTGGAAATGCAGAAGTGGAAGAGATTTTGGAGTTTTTGACAGAGGAAAGAATTCTTCATTATAAAGGCGAACGTTGGTATTGGATGAACGACTCGTTCCCGGCTCATAATATCAGCTTGCGGTCTGCTTCTCAAGAGAATGTCGTGATTATTGATACGACGGAAACAGCCAATGTCAAAGTGATTGGGGAAATGGACCGCTTTAGCGCCATGACACTTCTTCATGAAGAAGCGATTTATCTTCATCAGGGAATTCAATATCAAGTTGAAAAATTGGATTGGGATGAAAAAAAAGCGTATGTAAGAGAAGTGGATGTAGATTATTATACGGATGCCAACCTCGCGATTCAGCTCCAAGTGTTGGAAATTGACAAACAGCGGGGAAATGAACAGGCGCTAATCTCTTTTGGTGATGTAGGAATCCATATTCTTCCGACTATTTTCAAAAAAATAAAACTAGATACCCATGAAAATATTGGTTCAGGACCTATTCATCTTCCGGAAGAGGAAATTCATACGAGTGCCGCTTGGATTTCTTTGCAGCAAGATTTAAAAACTTTTTCCGAAGAACATTTAGAAGAGGGATTGATTGGCGCTGCGCATAGTTTAAAAGCCGTTATTCCGTTGCATATTCTATGCGATCCCTCGGACATTCATATAGCGCCTCAAGTAAAAGCAAATTACAATGGAAAACCGACGATCTTTATTTATGACCATTATCCGGGAGGCATTGGATTAAGCACGGAAGTGTATAACCGAATGAAAGAAATGATTTTCAGCGCAAAAGAGTTGGTTGAGAGTTGTCCTTGCGAGAACGGCTGTCCGTCCTGTATTGGAACGGATGTCGCTTCAAAGCACGGCAAAGATCATACAATACGGCTGCTAGATCTTTTCGCTAAAGCGGTCAATGAACCGATGGAGTGA
- the yppF gene encoding YppF family protein, translated as MTIHELKEKFLEKKSYPPRDFNQLLDFARNLYLLNELPLRDYRDVVRDLETAGAISPIVLEQSLWKNTTSAL; from the coding sequence ATGACCATTCACGAGTTAAAAGAAAAATTTCTGGAAAAAAAATCTTACCCGCCGCGAGATTTTAATCAGCTTCTTGATTTTGCCAGAAATTTGTATTTGTTGAATGAGCTGCCTCTCAGAGACTACAGAGACGTTGTTCGTGATTTAGAAACCGCCGGAGCAATCAGTCCCATTGTCTTGGAACAATCGTTATGGAAGAATACAACTTCTGCTTTATAA
- a CDS encoding Hsp20/alpha crystallin family protein, whose product MAMDSHLPEKPKKHNTFDDWMKSMNGIFPERPMKNFLKHIDEFFAGSFPVEMREKENEYWILAKLPGVSKEQIGIEINAQFVTITVSEREYVLEENEKRQIVQEQTSFRRQSRTIPLPALVNEKMAKAKYKDGLLTLILPKKKGKIIELSD is encoded by the coding sequence ATGGCGATGGACAGCCATCTTCCAGAGAAACCGAAAAAGCACAATACGTTTGACGACTGGATGAAATCCATGAACGGCATTTTTCCTGAGCGGCCGATGAAAAATTTCTTAAAGCACATCGATGAATTTTTTGCCGGCTCTTTTCCGGTGGAAATGAGAGAAAAAGAAAATGAATACTGGATATTGGCTAAACTGCCCGGTGTATCAAAAGAACAAATTGGAATAGAAATCAATGCTCAATTTGTCACTATTACCGTTTCTGAGCGAGAGTATGTACTGGAGGAAAATGAGAAGCGGCAAATCGTGCAAGAGCAAACTTCTTTTAGGAGACAATCAAGAACGATTCCTCTCCCTGCACTGGTTAATGAAAAAATGGCAAAAGCGAAGTACAAAGACGGCCTGCTAACATTGATTTTACCGAAAAAGAAAGGGAAAATAATTGAACTATCCGATTGA
- a CDS encoding ribonuclease H-like domain-containing protein, with amino-acid sequence MSLSSKLQRMKSHLVRDKEVVRLDQNPPKTEQEEEKEIPYLDEWRAAGAEPYFFDHQYCLIRRSFYSLDHRHGKYSFRELIEAVRHWNQWDGDHPLSAKGLSHDELFFFDTETTGLGHGAGNTIFLLGHARVLDHQVEVVQHILPEPGYEIALYQSFLENIDYQKLVTYNGKAFDWPQVKTRHTLIREHVPKLPEFGHFDLFHAARRMWKEKLESVKLSNVEKSILGIERKDDVPGYLAPMIYFDYVERKKPDGMIGILKHNEHDILSLISLYIHLTYQILGLVDQTENEKYQVAKWFHYIGENKQAMRSLEDLVEEKKTDSSVDFRAKQLLAKEYKKGKQYEKAVPLWLEIAEKGPIAMKKEALIELSKYYEHKEKNLEAAYTFAEKALDHYKRWHGRTRKEQTETNDLYKRLERIRRKLLKNQEWTR; translated from the coding sequence ATGTCGTTATCGAGTAAACTGCAACGAATGAAATCCCATTTAGTACGAGACAAAGAAGTGGTCCGATTAGATCAAAACCCGCCAAAAACGGAACAGGAAGAAGAGAAAGAGATTCCTTACCTCGATGAATGGCGAGCAGCTGGAGCTGAGCCCTATTTTTTTGACCATCAATACTGTTTGATTCGCCGATCGTTTTACAGCCTCGATCATCGCCATGGCAAGTACAGTTTCCGTGAGCTGATCGAAGCTGTCCGGCATTGGAACCAGTGGGATGGTGACCATCCTTTATCAGCCAAGGGACTATCTCATGATGAGCTGTTTTTCTTTGACACGGAAACCACGGGGCTGGGACACGGTGCGGGCAATACGATCTTTTTATTGGGCCATGCCCGTGTATTGGACCATCAAGTGGAAGTTGTTCAGCATATTTTGCCTGAACCGGGTTATGAAATTGCACTTTATCAAAGTTTTTTGGAAAATATCGATTACCAAAAATTGGTTACTTACAATGGGAAAGCGTTTGACTGGCCACAGGTGAAAACACGACATACTTTAATCCGCGAGCATGTTCCAAAGCTGCCGGAATTCGGTCATTTTGATTTATTCCATGCTGCACGGAGAATGTGGAAAGAGAAACTCGAGTCCGTTAAACTGTCCAATGTGGAAAAGAGCATTTTAGGAATTGAACGGAAGGATGACGTTCCCGGCTATTTGGCTCCGATGATTTATTTTGATTATGTAGAAAGAAAAAAGCCGGATGGAATGATAGGCATTTTAAAGCATAATGAGCATGATATACTTAGCCTCATTTCGTTATACATCCATTTAACCTATCAAATTCTGGGTCTTGTCGATCAAACAGAAAATGAAAAATACCAAGTGGCAAAATGGTTCCACTATATTGGCGAAAATAAACAGGCAATGCGATCTTTAGAAGACTTGGTGGAAGAAAAAAAGACAGATAGCAGCGTTGATTTTCGGGCAAAGCAGCTTCTGGCAAAAGAATACAAAAAGGGAAAACAGTATGAGAAAGCTGTACCGCTATGGCTTGAAATAGCGGAAAAAGGGCCTATCGCCATGAAAAAAGAAGCCCTCATTGAGCTTAGCAAGTATTATGAACATAAAGAAAAAAATTTGGAGGCTGCCTATACCTTTGCGGAAAAAGCACTCGACCACTATAAGCGATGGCATGGAAGAACGAGAAAAGAACAAACGGAGACAAATGACCTATATAAAAGATTGGAACGGATCCGGCGCAAATTATTGAAGAATCAAGAATGGACAAGGTAA